The genomic region AGGGCAGGAAGGACAGCAGGCCGGGGGAGAGGATCGCCAGGGCGGCGGCGGGCGGGTACTGCCAGGTGACGTCGTCCTGGGGGAACGTTCCGGTGCGCAGGACGTCGTACCAGCCCTGGTAGATCACGGACACGTCGCTCGTCACGTCCGGGCCCGGGAAGACGTACACCTTCAGCACGAACAGCAGCAGCACCAGCCTCGTGAGACACCAGACCACCGGCAGACATGCCAGGGACCGCCTCGCGCCCGTCGTCCTCACCAGATCCCTGCCCGTCCGCGTGCCGTGTCGAGGAGGCCATGATGTCCCCGTCGGCTGTGAGCGTGCCACACCTGCCGGTGCGTACGGTCGTGAGGGGCGGTTCGGTAGGGTCGGCGGCGTGCGCAAGACCCTGATCGTGACGAACGACTTCCCGCCCCGGCCGGGCGGCATCCAGGCGTTTCTGCACAACATGGCGCTGCGGCTGGATCCGCAGCGGCTGGTCGTCTACGCGTCGACCTGGAAGCGGAGCCGGGAGGGCGTGGAGGCGACCGCCGCCTTCGACGCCGAGCAGCCCTTCACCGTCGTACGGGACCGTACGACCATGCTGCTGCCGACGCCGGGTGTCACCCGGCGGGCCGTGGGACTGCTGCGGGAGCACGGGTGCACGTCGGTGTGGTTCGGGGCGGCGGCCCCCCTGGGCCTGATGGCGCCGGCGCTGCGGAGCGCGGGCGCCGAACGGCTGGTCGCCACCACGCACGGCCACGAGGCCGGCTGGGCCCAACTGCCCGCCGCCCGGCAACTGCTGCGCCGGATCGGCGACTCCACGGACACGATCACCTACCTCGGCGAGTACACGCGCTCCCGGATCGCCGGCGCGCTGAGCCCCCAGGCGGCCGCGCGGATGGCGCAGCTGCCGCCGGGCGTCGACGAGAAGACCTTCCACCCCGGCTCGGGCGGCGACGAGATCCGGGCGAGGCTCGGCCTGACGGACCGCCCCGTGGTGGTGTGCGTCTCCCGGCTGGTGCGGCGCAAGGGCCAGGACACCCTGATCCGGGCCATGCCCCGGATCCTGGCGGCCGAGCCGGACGCCGTGCTGCTGATCGTCGGAGGCGGCCCGTACGAGAAGGACCTCCGCAGGCTGGCCCACGACACGGGCGTCGCCGCCTCCGTCCGCTTCACGGGCCCGGTGCCCTGGGCGGAGCTGCCCGCCCACTACGGCGCCGGTGACGTCTTCGCCATGCCCTGCCGGACCCGCCGCGGCGGCCTGGACGTGGAGGGCCTCGGCATCGTCTACCTGGAGGCGTCGGCGACCGGGCTGCCCGTCGTGGCCGGCGACTCGGGCGGCGCCCCGGACGCGGTCCTGGACGGCGAGACCGGCTGGGTGGTGCGCGGTGGCTCCCCCGAGGAGGCGGCCGACCGCATCACGACCCTCCTGGCAGACGCCGAGCTGCGCCGCAGGATGGGCGAGCGGGGCCGCGAGTGGGTCGAGGAGAAGTGGCGCTGGGACCTCCTCGCGGAGCACCTGAAGAACTTGCTGTAGTTGTCTTCCCTCAGGGGCGCGGGGCTGTATCGATGTGCGGCTCCGCCGCGTGGGCGCGACAGGCCACACACGACCCGCACCCGCCCGCAACGATCAAGCGGCACCCCACTAGTGACCTGAGTCAGAGATTCGTCGTTAGTCGGGCATGAGTCGTCCGGGTCCGAAGATTCCGCCGTTGTCGGTCACCGATGCCCAGCGGGCGGTGCTGGAAGGCTGGTTACGCCGCCGTACGACGGCTCAGGCTCTGGCTCAGCGGTCGCGGATCGTGCTGGAGTGCGCCGAAGGCCACTCGATCATGGAGGTGTCCCGCCGGCTGCGGATCGCTCCGGACACGGTCCGCACCTGGCGGCGCCGCTTCATCGAGCGGGGACTGGACGGCTTGTGCGACGACCTGCGGCCCGGCGTGCCCCGGAAGATCACCGATGCCGACGTCGAGCGGGTCATCGTCAAGACGCTCGAGGAGACGCCGAAGAACGCGACCCACTGGTCGACCAGGTCGATGGCCACGGCCACGGGGATGTCCCAGTCGACCATCTCGCGGATCTGGCGGGCGTTCGCCCTGGCCCCGCACCGGTCGCAGACGTTCAAGCTGTCCACCGACCCGCTGTTCATCGACAAGGTCCGCGACGTCGTCGGTCTGTATCTCGATCCGCCCGAGAAGGCCCTGGTGCTCTGCGTGGACGAGAAGTCGCAGATCCAGGCACTGGACCGGTCCCAGCCTGTTCTGCCGATGGTGCCCGGCGTTCCCGAACGCCGCAGCCACGACTACGTCCGGGCCGGCACCACGACCCTCTTCGCCGCCCTCGAGGTCGCCACCGGCAAGGTCATCGGCTCCCTCCACCGCCGCCACCGGGCGGCGGAGTTCAAGAAGTTCCTCGCGAAGCTGGACAAGGAAGTCCCGGCTGATCTGCAGGTTCATTTGATCCTGGACAACTACGCGACCCACAAGACCCCGGACATCAAGCGGTGGCTGCTGGCGCACCCTCGGTTCCACCTGCACTTCACGCCGACCAGCGCGTCCTGGCTGAACCTGGTCGAGCGGTGGTTCGCCGAACTGACCCAGAAGAAGCTCAAGCGCGGCGTCCACCGCTCCGTCCAAGCCCTCGAACGCGACATCCGGGCCTGGCTCGCCGACTGGAACGAGCACCCCAGACCGTTCGTCTGGACGAAGACAGCCGACGAGATCCTCGACAAAGTCGCCGCCTACTGCCGACGAATCTCTGACTCAGGTCACTAGGCGGAACCCGAAAATCCGCCGATGCTGCGCACATGACATCTAACCTGATGCCCCGTCAGCTGACAAGACGTCAGATCCTCGGCATGGCAGCCCTGCAAACCGCAGCCACCCTGGGATTCACCCGCATCGGACTCGACTCCGCCCGAGCGGCGCAGCCACACGCAGTCGACACCGCCCCCGCCATCGTCGTCGGCTCCGGCTACGGCGGCGCCGTAGCCGCCCTCCGCCTCGCCCAGGCCGGCATCCGCACCCTCGTCCTGGAAATGGGCCGCCTCTGGAACACCGCGGGCCCGGACGGCAACGTCTTCTGCTCCACCCGCACCCCGGACCAGCGCTCCATGTGGTTCCGCACCCGCACCGAGGCCCCCCTGGGCACCTTCCTGTGGCTGGACGTCGTCAACAGGGACATCAGCCGCTACCCGGGCGTCCTGGACCGCGTCCACTTCGCGCAGATGTCCGTGTACGTCGGCCGGGGCGTCGGCGGCGGCTCGCTGGTCAACGGGAGCATGGCGGTCACCCCGCCGAGGGCGTACTTCGCCGAGCAGTTCCCCACCGTCGACGCCGACGAGATGTACGGCACGTACTTCCCGCGCGCCCGCGCCGCCCTCGGCGTGAACACCGTCGACCCCGCCTGGTTCGAGTCGACGGACTGGTACCGCTTCACCCGCGTCTCCCGCAAGCACGCCGACAACGCCGGCCTGCGGACCACCTTCGTGCCGAGCGTCTACGACTTCGGCCACATGGCGCGCGAGGCGGCCGGCACCGCCCCGAAGTCCGCGCTCGCCGGCGAGGTCATCTACGGCAACAACCACGGCAAGCGCAGCCTCGACAAGACCTACCTCGCCGCCGCCCTCGGCACCGGCAAGGTCACCATCCACACCCTGGAGAAGGTGCGCGCGATCAGCAGGGCGCCGGACGGCACCTACGTCCTGACCGCCGACCGCATCGACGCCACCGGCCGGGTCGTCGAGACCAAGGAGTACGGCTGCACGTACCTCTTCCTCGGCGGCGGCAGCCTCGGCACCACCG from Streptomyces chartreusis NRRL 3882 harbors:
- a CDS encoding glycosyltransferase family 4 protein produces the protein MRKTLIVTNDFPPRPGGIQAFLHNMALRLDPQRLVVYASTWKRSREGVEATAAFDAEQPFTVVRDRTTMLLPTPGVTRRAVGLLREHGCTSVWFGAAAPLGLMAPALRSAGAERLVATTHGHEAGWAQLPAARQLLRRIGDSTDTITYLGEYTRSRIAGALSPQAAARMAQLPPGVDEKTFHPGSGGDEIRARLGLTDRPVVVCVSRLVRRKGQDTLIRAMPRILAAEPDAVLLIVGGGPYEKDLRRLAHDTGVAASVRFTGPVPWAELPAHYGAGDVFAMPCRTRRGGLDVEGLGIVYLEASATGLPVVAGDSGGAPDAVLDGETGWVVRGGSPEEAADRITTLLADAELRRRMGERGREWVEEKWRWDLLAEHLKNLL
- a CDS encoding IS630 family transposase, giving the protein MSRPGPKIPPLSVTDAQRAVLEGWLRRRTTAQALAQRSRIVLECAEGHSIMEVSRRLRIAPDTVRTWRRRFIERGLDGLCDDLRPGVPRKITDADVERVIVKTLEETPKNATHWSTRSMATATGMSQSTISRIWRAFALAPHRSQTFKLSTDPLFIDKVRDVVGLYLDPPEKALVLCVDEKSQIQALDRSQPVLPMVPGVPERRSHDYVRAGTTTLFAALEVATGKVIGSLHRRHRAAEFKKFLAKLDKEVPADLQVHLILDNYATHKTPDIKRWLLAHPRFHLHFTPTSASWLNLVERWFAELTQKKLKRGVHRSVQALERDIRAWLADWNEHPRPFVWTKTADEILDKVAAYCRRISDSGH
- a CDS encoding GMC oxidoreductase; its protein translation is MAALQTAATLGFTRIGLDSARAAQPHAVDTAPAIVVGSGYGGAVAALRLAQAGIRTLVLEMGRLWNTAGPDGNVFCSTRTPDQRSMWFRTRTEAPLGTFLWLDVVNRDISRYPGVLDRVHFAQMSVYVGRGVGGGSLVNGSMAVTPPRAYFAEQFPTVDADEMYGTYFPRARAALGVNTVDPAWFESTDWYRFTRVSRKHADNAGLRTTFVPSVYDFGHMAREAAGTAPKSALAGEVIYGNNHGKRSLDKTYLAAALGTGKVTIHTLEKVRAISRAPDGTYVLTADRIDATGRVVETKEYGCTYLFLGGGSLGTTELLLRARETGTLPDLDPGVGTGWGTNGNVMLGRANHLWDTVGANQSTMPVMGIDDWANAANRVFAEIAPLPTGLEHWVSLYLAITGNPERASFSYDTGSGELRLGWTAAHSAVSVAMARKLFDRINAANSTIYRYDLFGSSSKVFADDFTYHPLGGCVLGRATDDYGRVKGYPRLYVTDGSLVPGSLGVNPFVTITALAERTMARVLAEDTAP